A part of Syngnathoides biaculeatus isolate LvHL_M chromosome 21, ASM1980259v1, whole genome shotgun sequence genomic DNA contains:
- the focad gene encoding focadhesin isoform X1 — protein MNIQKSTERNKESLTHKWALNTRAKGLHADEPVQILAHGAHRTSLPERICGRGTMEALKMRLDFPSTIIQAQAVRRLVAAVLKEKGQSGQISHSVTQGSALETLWEQCCSDCAAVRSVCCDAVVLLVDQGHADLHQVLNVVLNLLPSARNMQGLVKIVGMLLQMQADRRDRDADFACPYGIRRNPHPYITALENRPDCWTAILSAIDDFTQLAVDRNERAYIAALVPFLRYLYCQPERRPEHSLLRQGLLRTLLPADPVGVPDAQNESPPASDILLRCLCQLAPRIPVDCVEAVLELHWFVRALLPSLSTKRKEPWTSERARLLIQLLCACQRCLRCNGDCRPLVASMTQLIPTSPEELSLDELLMGVALLLLEAPAAQQSSLLRLVLTVVPEDTEASHWLSPVLVLPVLQLLSCSDLTEPLAERHTHNLNQKLAQSVLNRVGGQTATPHQSGLPEPLVLTPWFSELRAAVSTLRRAVDRPSVAVDWLLSLASALSSKRRLPSCLALIVSHLLLTGPDDVCRLALDAVRAIANADPHQAPSLLPVLLFKLGKEKNPLLSHAVLDCLPNLGTHKLCVPAVLRTLGTLAGNLKLNAAAMRLTTTLWKKQDRVYPELQQLMAQQDNRVVMGKETQWERVLARAACLRDICRERPYQHGSDMLAAIVLTLKQCVRPDQTTPAVLALQGLQELCRAEVVDIVSTWRSLGPELRCDTRPLMIKTVSQLLALVPQLGVKSEEYEKLKEEAVSLLWNYAVNKDPEVASCGFQALADFPEVVHTINHLPEAARPAVEPPELEDDEQAGEEEEKDLSVTGSSYVKLLTLTPSPAFPGLERFLSSLVKQEMSQMPRGVYFSALRGAGLRSDHGKTMAGIPAFMLKSYEKNKQPGLKQGLAAGLLLCYELPHQTDREGRPIQRHLLSRSRAYQQTMTALIHEVNIQPSEWHHSLLLPQAWQVFMNRTFHAVLEGRRADLEMQHKKEQEDPEELQYKQHCAWLWARDHLTNTIKGATKDSPVIQGNSVLALSGLAAVLAKYERNLPPDDAGFRAGPEFVPTSSWLAMVLDTLLSIISSSYKAKGQVFPWYLHRSYSGENTASAIARSCASLALSPLVPALVLWHQDSVKQVVSALCSGLPGSPAADDSQAIQFHSGLALGMVLSGLHQQRLSDIPPHKDADLLLNATSALEACSFDTNAEYNTGCVLGLGLVLSALCSGGHTHQHPRVTQTLDKLLGAQQDSGGQGRMLQEVLAYSVACVSVSAFSCGVIDAGKADEVMIALRTLTEDSQQTPGFSMALGLVVHGLSLAGHGKAEDLQPRLLAAWVQILLKEGCPTMQRLAALHGLVALVGSESYLIQLKSELELSSNQQSRLNEVIRAVLQIVTFSGAIGLQSNCACLLGHLHLSHMFSSHSHTAVPQDFGYLTEKSVIRAIVDLLTEAGKKGPEFAHPSVVETALKPLVSVGTAVQYPPVNWSAILSPLMRLSFGEEVQHQCVALAAAQAQYSQSASLFLGSWLSSPLVYSLSYQTRDFLHESLSSWMKHVPEDKLQFFVGTLGLQSFVEDLTPQRLSLRRSLLLGLARAMGAPNPPSACWTVLRSTTEEIFSLLPGQIADSEVEFYVGVAECLSEMSDTEIDRIASVTETQMEKTCFVLAYLVSRGRIPLLGLNDVIASVLRGWPSQRVGWILLQTFYQCRLASSVNTGVSKRMEWLLELMGLIRNVAYGARTVTCGNTKLATDFLFQVFAAAVVSWGDHYVPLLLGIRPCWFPWQPASKPAALPHALYGAELLTEHAVSQCLLGLPHSLPLLLDKEPWNCQSPKFIDWLLSITEGPEESLSATTMDAVRAALLALQCSPEFKKKSVWTRAYGW, from the exons ATGAATATTCAAAAATCAACCGAAAGGAACAAGGAGAGTTTAACTCACAAGTGGGCGTTGAACACAAGGGCGAAGGGACTGCACGCGGATGAACCTGTGCAAATTTTGGCCCATGGTGCCCACCGTACTTCCTTGCCCGAGCGAATCTGTGGACGAG GCACGATGGAGGCCTTAAAGATGCGACTTGACTTCCCGAGCACCATCATACAAGCCCAG GCGGTGCGAAGGCTCGTTGCTGCCGTGCTTAAAGAGAAAGGCCAGAGTGGACAGATCAGCCATTCGGTCACACAG GGCTCTGCGCTGGAGACTCTCTGGGAGCAGTGCTGCAGCGACTGCGCTGCGGTGCGTTCGGTCTGCTGTGATGCCGTCGTGCTGCTGGTGGATCAAGGCCACGCCGACCTGCACCAAGTCCTGAACGTCGTCCTTAACTTGCTGCCGTCTGCGAG GAACATGCAGGGTCTAGTTAAAATCGTGGGGATGCTGCTACAGATGCAGGCGGACCGCCGAGACCGGGACGCGGACTTCGCTTGTCCTTACGGCATCAG GCGAAATCCCCACCCATACATAACAGCATTGGAGAACCGTCCGGACTGCTGGACTGCCATCCTCTCAGCGATCGATGACTTTACTCAGCTGGCTGTTGACAG AAACGAACGGGCCTACATCGCCGCGCTGGTCCCCTTCCTACGGTACCTCTACTGCCAACCCGAGAGGCGGCCCGAGCACAGCCTCCTCCGACAGGGTCTCCTTCGGACGTTGCTTCCCGCTGACCCGGTCGGCGTCCCTGACGCGCAGAACGAGAGCCCGCCGGCGTCCGACATCTTGCTCCGATGCCTCTGCCAGCTGGCGCCGCGCATACCG GTGGACTGTGTGGAGGCGGTGCTGGAGCTGCACTGGTTCGTCCGGGCTCTGCTTCCCAGCCTGTCCACAAAGCGCAAAGAGCCTTGGACGAGCGAGCGAGCCCGCCTCCTGATCCAGCTGCTCTGCGCCTGCCAGCGCTGCCTCCGCTGCAACGGAGACTGTCGGCCTCTCGTCGCCTCCATGACGCAGCTCATCCCGACTTCCCCGGAG GAGCTGTCTTTGGATGAGCTGTTAATGGGCGTGGCCTTGCTCCTTTTGGAGGCCCCCGCAGCACAACAGAGTAGCCTACTCCGTCTAG TGCTAACTGTCGTGCCCGAGGACACGGAGGCGTCGCACTGGTTGAGCCCCGTCCTGGTTCTTCCCGTGCTGCAGCTCCTGTCCTGTTCGGATCTCACCGAGCCGCTGGCGGAGCGCCACACGCACAACCTCAACCAGAAGCTGGCTCAGAGTGTGCTGAATAGGGTCGGCGGGCAGACCGCGACCCCCCACCAG TCTGGTCTACCGGAGCCACTTGTTCTCACTCCCTGGTTCAGTGAACTGAGAGCAGCCGTGTCCACGCTGCGTCGGGCGGTCGACCGCCCGTCGGTGGCCGTCGACTGGCTCCTCTCGCTCGCCTCGGCTCTGTCGTCAAAGCGGCGCCTGCCGAGCTGCCTCGCCCTCATTGTCAGCCACCTCCTCCTCACGGGTCCGGATGACGTGTGCCGGTTGGCTCTGGACGCCGTACGGGCCATCGCGAACGCCGACCCGCACCAG GCGCCGTCCCTCCTTCCAGTGCTGCTGTTCAAGCTGGGGAAAGAAAAGAATCCACTCCTGTCTCACGCGGTGCTCGACTGCCTGCCAAACCTCGGGACCCACAAG CTGTGTGTGCCCGCGGTGCTGCGGACTCTCGGCACGCTCGCCGGCAACCTTAAACTCAACGCGGCGGCCATGCGACTCACAACCACTCTTTGGAAGAAACAG GACCGAGTTTACCCCGAGCTTCAGCAACTGATGGCTCAGCAGGACAACAGGGTGGTGATGGGGAAGGAAACCCAGTGGGAGCGGGTGCTGGCCCGAGCGGCCTGTCTTCGAGACATCTGCCGGGAGAG GCCTTACCAGCACGGAAGTGACATGTTGGCCGCCATCGTGTTGACCCTGAAGCAGTGCGTCAGGCCTGACCAGACGACCCCTGCAGTGCTTGCCCTGCAAGGACTTCAGGAGCTGTGCCGTGCAGAG gtaGTGGACATTGTGTCGACATGGAGAAGTCTCGGACCAGAGCTCAGGTGTGACACCCGTCCACTGATGATCAAGACCGTCTCTCAGCTTCTGGCTCTGGTTCCCCAACTCGGCGTCAAGTCTGAGGAATATGAG aaaCTAAAGGAAGAAGCGGTCAGCCTTCTGTGGAATTATGCTGTTAACAAG GATCCAGAGGTGGCCAGCTGTGGTTTTCAGGCCTTGGCAGACTTCCCAGAAGTGGTTCACACTATAAATCATCTCCCCGAGGCA GCCAGGCCTGCCGTGGAGCCGCCTGAGCTCGAGGATGACGAGCAGgctggggaggaggaagagaaagacCTGTCAGTCACGGGTTCATCGTATGTAAAGTTGCTGACTCTCACCCCGTCGCCTGCTTTCCCAG GATTGGAGCGCTTCCTGTCTTCACTGGTCAAGcaggagatgagccagatgccGAGGGGGGTGTATTTTTCCGCCCTGCGGGGGGCCGGCCTGCGTTCGGACCACGGTAAAACTATGGCGGGAATCCCGGCCTTCATGCTCAAGTCCTACGAGAAGAACAAGCAGCCGGGGCTCAAGCAAGGACTGGCAG CCGGACTGTTGCTCTGCTATGAGCTACCGCATCAGACGGATCGGGAGGGCCGCCCCATCCAGCGCCACCTGCTCAGCCGCAGCCGTGCCTATCAGCAAACCATGACCGCTCTCATTCACGAA GTGAACATTCAGCCGTCCGAATGGCACCACTCGCTGCTCCTCCCTCAGGCGTGGCAGGTTTTCATGAACCGCACGTTCCACGCAGTCCTCGAG GGTCGACGTGCCGATCTGGAAATGCAGCACAAAAAAGAGCAAGAAGACCCAGAAGAGCTGCAGTACAAACAACACTGCGCCTGGCTTTG GGCCAGAGATCACTTGACAAATACCATCAAGGGTGCAACAAA GGACAGTCCAGTTATTCAAGGAAACTCCGTACTGGCTCTGAGTGGCCTAGCTGCCGTCCTGGCGAAATACGAGCGCAACCTTCCTCCCGACGACGCCGGCTTCCGA GCTGGACCCGAGTTTGTGCCCACAAGCAGCTGGTTGGCAATGGTGCTTGACACCCTGCTCAGCATCATCAGTAGCAGCTACAAGGCCAAAGGTCAAGTGTTTCCATGGTACCTGCAT cgcTCTTATTCGGGCGAGAACACCGCGAGCGCCATCGCCCGTTCCTGCGCCAGCCTGGCGCTGTCCCCGCTGGTGCCGGCGCTGGTTCTGTGGCACCAAGACAGCGTGAAGCAGGTGGTGTCCGCGCTGTGCTCCGGCCTGCCCGGGTCGCCCGCCGCCGACGACTCTCAGGCCATTCAGTTCCACTCTGGCCTTGCTCTCGGCATGGTTCTGTCCggcctgcatcagcagcgactCAG TGACATCCCACCTCATAAGGACGCTGACCTCCTCCTCAATGCAACGTCGGCTCTGGAAGCTTGCTCCTTCGACACCAACGCAGAGTACAA TACCGGCTGCGTGTTGGGACTGGGTCTGGTGCTTTCAGCTCTTTGCAGTGGCGGGCACACACACCAACACCCCCGTGTCACCCAAACACTGGACAAACTACTCGGCGCCCAGCAGGATAGTGGTGGACAGGGACGCATGCTgcaggag GTTTTGGCGTACTCTGTGGCCTGCGTTAGCGTCTCGGCCTTTAGCTGCGGCGTCATCGATGCTGGCAAGGCGGATGAGGTGATGATTGCTCTGCGCACCTTGACGGAGGACAGCCAGCAG ACCCCAGGCTTCTCCATGGCGCTGGGCCTCGTGGTCCACGGCCTGTCTCTGGCCGGCCACGGCAAAGCGGAGGACCTGCAACCTCGGCTGCTGGCTGCCTGGGTTCAGATTTTACTGAAGGAG ggTTGTCCCACCATGCAGCGGCTGGCCGCTCTTCACGGACTGGTCGCTTTAGTGGGATCTGAGAGTTACCTCATTCAG CTCAAGAGCGAACTGGAGCTTTCCTCCAATCAGCAGAGCCGACTTAACGAGGTCATCCGGGCCGTCTTGCAG ATTGTAACCTTCTCAGGAGCGATTGGTTTGCAGTCCAACTGTGCCTGCCTGCTGGGCCACTTGCATTTGTCGCACATGTTCAGCAGTCACAGTCACACAGCGG TGCCTCAGGATTTTGGTTACCTCACTGAGAAAAGCGTCATCAGGGCCATCGTGGATTTGCTCACGGAGGCGGGAAAGAAAG GCCCTGAGTTTGCACATCCGAGTGTGGTGGAAACGGCACTGAAGCCTCTGGTCTCAGTCGGAACCGCCGTCCAGTACCCGCCCGTCAACTGGAGCGCCATCTTGTCCCCTCTGATGCGACTCAGCTTTG GTGAGGAGGTTCAGCATCAATGCGTGGCGCTGGCTGCAGCTCAAGCTCAGTATTCCCAGAGCGCGTCGCTCTTTCTGGGTTCCTGGCTCTCCTCGCCTCTTGTGTACAGTCTCAGT TACCAAACACGGGACTTTTTGCACGAGAGCCTGTCCTCGTGGATGAAACACGTCCCCGAAGACAAGCTCCAGTTCTTTGTGGGCACGCTCGGTCTGCAGAGCTTCGTGGAGGACCTCACACCTCAGCGTCTCTCCCTGCGACGCTCCCTGCTGCTGGGCCTTGCCCGAGCCATGGgtgcccccaacccccccagcGCTTGCTGGACTGTCCTGCGTTCCACCACCGAGGAGATCTTCAGCCTCCTGCCCGGCCAGATAGCG GATAGCGAAGTGGAATTCTATGTGGGAGTCGCCGAATGTTTGTCCGAGATGTCCGATACGGAGATTGACCGCATTGCGAGTGTCACGGAG ACACAGATGGAGAAAACCTGCTTCGTCTTGGCCTACCTGGTATCCCGGGGCAGAATTCCACTCCTGGGTCTGAATGACGTCATCGCCAGCGTGCTCCGTGGTTGGCCGAGCCAGCGGGTGGGCTGGATCCTCCTGCAGACTTTCTACCAGTGTCGATTGGCTTCCAGTGTCAATACAG GTGTTTCAAAACGAATGGAGTGGCTGCTGGAATTGATGGGGCTCATCCGGAACGTAGCCTACGGTGCCAGGACTGTCACGTGTGGGAACACCAAACTG GCCACAGACTTTCTGTTTCAAGTCTTTGCTGCCGCTGTCGTTTCCTGGGGCGACCACTACGTGCCCCTGCTGCTCGGGATCAGACCCTGCTGGTTCCCGTGGCAACCAGCCTCAAAACCCGCAGCGCTCCCGCACGCCTTGTACGGCGCGGAGTTGCTGACGGAGCACGCTGTATCGCAATGCCTGCTGGGACTGCCTCACAGCTTGCCCCTGCTTCTCGACAAAGAACCGTGGAATTGTCAGTCGCCCAAG TTCATAGACTGGCTTCTCAGCATCACAGAAGGACCTGAAGAAAGTTTGTCAGCCACGACAATGGACGCGGTCCGAG CGGCTCTGTTGGCTCTGCAGTGCTCCCCCGAGTTCAAGAAGAAATCGGTGTGGACCAGAGCGTATGGCTGGTAG
- the focad gene encoding focadhesin isoform X2, with protein MNLCKFWPMVPTVLPCPSESVDEETGIVFQRPRRCVPQAPPSSESLRGATGTMEALKMRLDFPSTIIQAQAVRRLVAAVLKEKGQSGQISHSVTQGSALETLWEQCCSDCAAVRSVCCDAVVLLVDQGHADLHQVLNVVLNLLPSARNMQGLVKIVGMLLQMQADRRDRDADFACPYGIRRNPHPYITALENRPDCWTAILSAIDDFTQLAVDRNERAYIAALVPFLRYLYCQPERRPEHSLLRQGLLRTLLPADPVGVPDAQNESPPASDILLRCLCQLAPRIPVDCVEAVLELHWFVRALLPSLSTKRKEPWTSERARLLIQLLCACQRCLRCNGDCRPLVASMTQLIPTSPEELSLDELLMGVALLLLEAPAAQQSSLLRLVLTVVPEDTEASHWLSPVLVLPVLQLLSCSDLTEPLAERHTHNLNQKLAQSVLNRVGGQTATPHQSGLPEPLVLTPWFSELRAAVSTLRRAVDRPSVAVDWLLSLASALSSKRRLPSCLALIVSHLLLTGPDDVCRLALDAVRAIANADPHQAPSLLPVLLFKLGKEKNPLLSHAVLDCLPNLGTHKLCVPAVLRTLGTLAGNLKLNAAAMRLTTTLWKKQDRVYPELQQLMAQQDNRVVMGKETQWERVLARAACLRDICRERPYQHGSDMLAAIVLTLKQCVRPDQTTPAVLALQGLQELCRAEVVDIVSTWRSLGPELRCDTRPLMIKTVSQLLALVPQLGVKSEEYEKLKEEAVSLLWNYAVNKDPEVASCGFQALADFPEVVHTINHLPEAARPAVEPPELEDDEQAGEEEEKDLSVTGSSYVKLLTLTPSPAFPGLERFLSSLVKQEMSQMPRGVYFSALRGAGLRSDHGKTMAGIPAFMLKSYEKNKQPGLKQGLAAGLLLCYELPHQTDREGRPIQRHLLSRSRAYQQTMTALIHEVNIQPSEWHHSLLLPQAWQVFMNRTFHAVLEGRRADLEMQHKKEQEDPEELQYKQHCAWLWARDHLTNTIKGATKDSPVIQGNSVLALSGLAAVLAKYERNLPPDDAGFRAGPEFVPTSSWLAMVLDTLLSIISSSYKAKGQVFPWYLHRSYSGENTASAIARSCASLALSPLVPALVLWHQDSVKQVVSALCSGLPGSPAADDSQAIQFHSGLALGMVLSGLHQQRLSDIPPHKDADLLLNATSALEACSFDTNAEYNTGCVLGLGLVLSALCSGGHTHQHPRVTQTLDKLLGAQQDSGGQGRMLQEVLAYSVACVSVSAFSCGVIDAGKADEVMIALRTLTEDSQQTPGFSMALGLVVHGLSLAGHGKAEDLQPRLLAAWVQILLKEGCPTMQRLAALHGLVALVGSESYLIQLKSELELSSNQQSRLNEVIRAVLQIVTFSGAIGLQSNCACLLGHLHLSHMFSSHSHTAVPQDFGYLTEKSVIRAIVDLLTEAGKKGPEFAHPSVVETALKPLVSVGTAVQYPPVNWSAILSPLMRLSFGEEVQHQCVALAAAQAQYSQSASLFLGSWLSSPLVYSLSYQTRDFLHESLSSWMKHVPEDKLQFFVGTLGLQSFVEDLTPQRLSLRRSLLLGLARAMGAPNPPSACWTVLRSTTEEIFSLLPGQIADSEVEFYVGVAECLSEMSDTEIDRIASVTETQMEKTCFVLAYLVSRGRIPLLGLNDVIASVLRGWPSQRVGWILLQTFYQCRLASSVNTGVSKRMEWLLELMGLIRNVAYGARTVTCGNTKLATDFLFQVFAAAVVSWGDHYVPLLLGIRPCWFPWQPASKPAALPHALYGAELLTEHAVSQCLLGLPHSLPLLLDKEPWNCQSPKFIDWLLSITEGPEESLSATTMDAVRAALLALQCSPEFKKKSVWTRAYGW; from the exons ATGAACCTGTGCAAATTTTGGCCCATGGTGCCCACCGTACTTCCTTGCCCGAGCGAATCTGTGGACGAG GAGACAGGGATCGTCTTTCAAAGGCCTCGCCGTTGTGTACCTCAAGCGCCGCCGTCCTCGGAATCTTTGCGCGGGGCGACAG GCACGATGGAGGCCTTAAAGATGCGACTTGACTTCCCGAGCACCATCATACAAGCCCAG GCGGTGCGAAGGCTCGTTGCTGCCGTGCTTAAAGAGAAAGGCCAGAGTGGACAGATCAGCCATTCGGTCACACAG GGCTCTGCGCTGGAGACTCTCTGGGAGCAGTGCTGCAGCGACTGCGCTGCGGTGCGTTCGGTCTGCTGTGATGCCGTCGTGCTGCTGGTGGATCAAGGCCACGCCGACCTGCACCAAGTCCTGAACGTCGTCCTTAACTTGCTGCCGTCTGCGAG GAACATGCAGGGTCTAGTTAAAATCGTGGGGATGCTGCTACAGATGCAGGCGGACCGCCGAGACCGGGACGCGGACTTCGCTTGTCCTTACGGCATCAG GCGAAATCCCCACCCATACATAACAGCATTGGAGAACCGTCCGGACTGCTGGACTGCCATCCTCTCAGCGATCGATGACTTTACTCAGCTGGCTGTTGACAG AAACGAACGGGCCTACATCGCCGCGCTGGTCCCCTTCCTACGGTACCTCTACTGCCAACCCGAGAGGCGGCCCGAGCACAGCCTCCTCCGACAGGGTCTCCTTCGGACGTTGCTTCCCGCTGACCCGGTCGGCGTCCCTGACGCGCAGAACGAGAGCCCGCCGGCGTCCGACATCTTGCTCCGATGCCTCTGCCAGCTGGCGCCGCGCATACCG GTGGACTGTGTGGAGGCGGTGCTGGAGCTGCACTGGTTCGTCCGGGCTCTGCTTCCCAGCCTGTCCACAAAGCGCAAAGAGCCTTGGACGAGCGAGCGAGCCCGCCTCCTGATCCAGCTGCTCTGCGCCTGCCAGCGCTGCCTCCGCTGCAACGGAGACTGTCGGCCTCTCGTCGCCTCCATGACGCAGCTCATCCCGACTTCCCCGGAG GAGCTGTCTTTGGATGAGCTGTTAATGGGCGTGGCCTTGCTCCTTTTGGAGGCCCCCGCAGCACAACAGAGTAGCCTACTCCGTCTAG TGCTAACTGTCGTGCCCGAGGACACGGAGGCGTCGCACTGGTTGAGCCCCGTCCTGGTTCTTCCCGTGCTGCAGCTCCTGTCCTGTTCGGATCTCACCGAGCCGCTGGCGGAGCGCCACACGCACAACCTCAACCAGAAGCTGGCTCAGAGTGTGCTGAATAGGGTCGGCGGGCAGACCGCGACCCCCCACCAG TCTGGTCTACCGGAGCCACTTGTTCTCACTCCCTGGTTCAGTGAACTGAGAGCAGCCGTGTCCACGCTGCGTCGGGCGGTCGACCGCCCGTCGGTGGCCGTCGACTGGCTCCTCTCGCTCGCCTCGGCTCTGTCGTCAAAGCGGCGCCTGCCGAGCTGCCTCGCCCTCATTGTCAGCCACCTCCTCCTCACGGGTCCGGATGACGTGTGCCGGTTGGCTCTGGACGCCGTACGGGCCATCGCGAACGCCGACCCGCACCAG GCGCCGTCCCTCCTTCCAGTGCTGCTGTTCAAGCTGGGGAAAGAAAAGAATCCACTCCTGTCTCACGCGGTGCTCGACTGCCTGCCAAACCTCGGGACCCACAAG CTGTGTGTGCCCGCGGTGCTGCGGACTCTCGGCACGCTCGCCGGCAACCTTAAACTCAACGCGGCGGCCATGCGACTCACAACCACTCTTTGGAAGAAACAG GACCGAGTTTACCCCGAGCTTCAGCAACTGATGGCTCAGCAGGACAACAGGGTGGTGATGGGGAAGGAAACCCAGTGGGAGCGGGTGCTGGCCCGAGCGGCCTGTCTTCGAGACATCTGCCGGGAGAG GCCTTACCAGCACGGAAGTGACATGTTGGCCGCCATCGTGTTGACCCTGAAGCAGTGCGTCAGGCCTGACCAGACGACCCCTGCAGTGCTTGCCCTGCAAGGACTTCAGGAGCTGTGCCGTGCAGAG gtaGTGGACATTGTGTCGACATGGAGAAGTCTCGGACCAGAGCTCAGGTGTGACACCCGTCCACTGATGATCAAGACCGTCTCTCAGCTTCTGGCTCTGGTTCCCCAACTCGGCGTCAAGTCTGAGGAATATGAG aaaCTAAAGGAAGAAGCGGTCAGCCTTCTGTGGAATTATGCTGTTAACAAG GATCCAGAGGTGGCCAGCTGTGGTTTTCAGGCCTTGGCAGACTTCCCAGAAGTGGTTCACACTATAAATCATCTCCCCGAGGCA GCCAGGCCTGCCGTGGAGCCGCCTGAGCTCGAGGATGACGAGCAGgctggggaggaggaagagaaagacCTGTCAGTCACGGGTTCATCGTATGTAAAGTTGCTGACTCTCACCCCGTCGCCTGCTTTCCCAG GATTGGAGCGCTTCCTGTCTTCACTGGTCAAGcaggagatgagccagatgccGAGGGGGGTGTATTTTTCCGCCCTGCGGGGGGCCGGCCTGCGTTCGGACCACGGTAAAACTATGGCGGGAATCCCGGCCTTCATGCTCAAGTCCTACGAGAAGAACAAGCAGCCGGGGCTCAAGCAAGGACTGGCAG CCGGACTGTTGCTCTGCTATGAGCTACCGCATCAGACGGATCGGGAGGGCCGCCCCATCCAGCGCCACCTGCTCAGCCGCAGCCGTGCCTATCAGCAAACCATGACCGCTCTCATTCACGAA GTGAACATTCAGCCGTCCGAATGGCACCACTCGCTGCTCCTCCCTCAGGCGTGGCAGGTTTTCATGAACCGCACGTTCCACGCAGTCCTCGAG GGTCGACGTGCCGATCTGGAAATGCAGCACAAAAAAGAGCAAGAAGACCCAGAAGAGCTGCAGTACAAACAACACTGCGCCTGGCTTTG GGCCAGAGATCACTTGACAAATACCATCAAGGGTGCAACAAA GGACAGTCCAGTTATTCAAGGAAACTCCGTACTGGCTCTGAGTGGCCTAGCTGCCGTCCTGGCGAAATACGAGCGCAACCTTCCTCCCGACGACGCCGGCTTCCGA GCTGGACCCGAGTTTGTGCCCACAAGCAGCTGGTTGGCAATGGTGCTTGACACCCTGCTCAGCATCATCAGTAGCAGCTACAAGGCCAAAGGTCAAGTGTTTCCATGGTACCTGCAT cgcTCTTATTCGGGCGAGAACACCGCGAGCGCCATCGCCCGTTCCTGCGCCAGCCTGGCGCTGTCCCCGCTGGTGCCGGCGCTGGTTCTGTGGCACCAAGACAGCGTGAAGCAGGTGGTGTCCGCGCTGTGCTCCGGCCTGCCCGGGTCGCCCGCCGCCGACGACTCTCAGGCCATTCAGTTCCACTCTGGCCTTGCTCTCGGCATGGTTCTGTCCggcctgcatcagcagcgactCAG TGACATCCCACCTCATAAGGACGCTGACCTCCTCCTCAATGCAACGTCGGCTCTGGAAGCTTGCTCCTTCGACACCAACGCAGAGTACAA TACCGGCTGCGTGTTGGGACTGGGTCTGGTGCTTTCAGCTCTTTGCAGTGGCGGGCACACACACCAACACCCCCGTGTCACCCAAACACTGGACAAACTACTCGGCGCCCAGCAGGATAGTGGTGGACAGGGACGCATGCTgcaggag GTTTTGGCGTACTCTGTGGCCTGCGTTAGCGTCTCGGCCTTTAGCTGCGGCGTCATCGATGCTGGCAAGGCGGATGAGGTGATGATTGCTCTGCGCACCTTGACGGAGGACAGCCAGCAG ACCCCAGGCTTCTCCATGGCGCTGGGCCTCGTGGTCCACGGCCTGTCTCTGGCCGGCCACGGCAAAGCGGAGGACCTGCAACCTCGGCTGCTGGCTGCCTGGGTTCAGATTTTACTGAAGGAG ggTTGTCCCACCATGCAGCGGCTGGCCGCTCTTCACGGACTGGTCGCTTTAGTGGGATCTGAGAGTTACCTCATTCAG CTCAAGAGCGAACTGGAGCTTTCCTCCAATCAGCAGAGCCGACTTAACGAGGTCATCCGGGCCGTCTTGCAG ATTGTAACCTTCTCAGGAGCGATTGGTTTGCAGTCCAACTGTGCCTGCCTGCTGGGCCACTTGCATTTGTCGCACATGTTCAGCAGTCACAGTCACACAGCGG TGCCTCAGGATTTTGGTTACCTCACTGAGAAAAGCGTCATCAGGGCCATCGTGGATTTGCTCACGGAGGCGGGAAAGAAAG GCCCTGAGTTTGCACATCCGAGTGTGGTGGAAACGGCACTGAAGCCTCTGGTCTCAGTCGGAACCGCCGTCCAGTACCCGCCCGTCAACTGGAGCGCCATCTTGTCCCCTCTGATGCGACTCAGCTTTG GTGAGGAGGTTCAGCATCAATGCGTGGCGCTGGCTGCAGCTCAAGCTCAGTATTCCCAGAGCGCGTCGCTCTTTCTGGGTTCCTGGCTCTCCTCGCCTCTTGTGTACAGTCTCAGT TACCAAACACGGGACTTTTTGCACGAGAGCCTGTCCTCGTGGATGAAACACGTCCCCGAAGACAAGCTCCAGTTCTTTGTGGGCACGCTCGGTCTGCAGAGCTTCGTGGAGGACCTCACACCTCAGCGTCTCTCCCTGCGACGCTCCCTGCTGCTGGGCCTTGCCCGAGCCATGGgtgcccccaacccccccagcGCTTGCTGGACTGTCCTGCGTTCCACCACCGAGGAGATCTTCAGCCTCCTGCCCGGCCAGATAGCG GATAGCGAAGTGGAATTCTATGTGGGAGTCGCCGAATGTTTGTCCGAGATGTCCGATACGGAGATTGACCGCATTGCGAGTGTCACGGAG ACACAGATGGAGAAAACCTGCTTCGTCTTGGCCTACCTGGTATCCCGGGGCAGAATTCCACTCCTGGGTCTGAATGACGTCATCGCCAGCGTGCTCCGTGGTTGGCCGAGCCAGCGGGTGGGCTGGATCCTCCTGCAGACTTTCTACCAGTGTCGATTGGCTTCCAGTGTCAATACAG GTGTTTCAAAACGAATGGAGTGGCTGCTGGAATTGATGGGGCTCATCCGGAACGTAGCCTACGGTGCCAGGACTGTCACGTGTGGGAACACCAAACTG GCCACAGACTTTCTGTTTCAAGTCTTTGCTGCCGCTGTCGTTTCCTGGGGCGACCACTACGTGCCCCTGCTGCTCGGGATCAGACCCTGCTGGTTCCCGTGGCAACCAGCCTCAAAACCCGCAGCGCTCCCGCACGCCTTGTACGGCGCGGAGTTGCTGACGGAGCACGCTGTATCGCAATGCCTGCTGGGACTGCCTCACAGCTTGCCCCTGCTTCTCGACAAAGAACCGTGGAATTGTCAGTCGCCCAAG TTCATAGACTGGCTTCTCAGCATCACAGAAGGACCTGAAGAAAGTTTGTCAGCCACGACAATGGACGCGGTCCGAG CGGCTCTGTTGGCTCTGCAGTGCTCCCCCGAGTTCAAGAAGAAATCGGTGTGGACCAGAGCGTATGGCTGGTAG